A stretch of Verrucomicrobiia bacterium DNA encodes these proteins:
- a CDS encoding heavy metal translocating P-type ATPase, translating into MKTDPICGMTVNEATALSVGRDGETFYFCSEHCRRKFLAQSPSNESSGGSCCAGQANAQAGAGDRSGDKDQNEDHFHAEEQSCYDGKANQSTHSYDHSHHQHHGESVTPSVAAKYFCPMCPGIESDKPGNCPKCGMALEMNPAWKPSAKTIYTCPMHPKIEQDHPGTCPKCGMALEAKTITPEVVEDDSELRDMTRRFWIGTALTLPVFIVAMAHLVPAWSHAEWVSGNASRWGQFLLSTPVVLWAGWPFFVRGWRSLVNRSLNMFTLIALGVGAAFAFSTVAMVFPQAFPPAAGHTGKPAIYFEAAAVITVLVLLGQVLELRARQRTSGAIKALLGLAPKTARRVTPSGDEDVPLNAVHPGDLLRVRPGEKIPVDGEVVEGRTSVDESMLTGESLPVEKLTGAKVSGGTVNTTGGIVMQAERVGSETMLAQIVNLVAQAQRSRAPIQALADKVAACFVPAVLAIAALTFVGWLFFGPEPRLAFAITNAVAVLIIACPCALGLATPMSVMVGVGRGAQMGVLIRNAEAIENLAKLDALAVDKTGTLTEGKPKLARVLPVGGFDEKDLLRLAASLEQGSEHPLAHAVILAAQEQQLPLEAAKDFQSTTAGGVAGTVAARRVLIGKPDFLREDGVADIAALETLAAPHQAEGATAIFVSIDGRAAGVLTVADPVKSTTPQALAELRELGINVIMLTGDNQRTAEAVARKLGIADFQAGATPHDKHEKVKSLKAAGRSVGMAGDGINDAPALAASDVGIAMGTGTDIAMESAGLTLVKGDLRGIVRAIRLGRAMMRNIRQNLFFAFVYNALGIPVAAGVLYPFFGALLSPIIAGAAMSLSSVSVIANALRLRNIKL; encoded by the coding sequence ATGAAGACCGACCCGATCTGCGGAATGACGGTGAATGAAGCGACCGCTCTGAGCGTCGGGCGCGATGGCGAGACGTTTTACTTTTGCAGCGAGCATTGCCGGAGGAAGTTTCTGGCCCAATCACCGTCGAACGAGAGCAGCGGTGGCTCTTGCTGCGCAGGCCAGGCAAATGCGCAAGCCGGCGCAGGCGATCGCTCCGGTGATAAAGACCAGAACGAGGATCATTTTCACGCGGAGGAACAATCCTGCTATGATGGAAAGGCGAATCAAAGCACGCACTCCTACGACCACTCTCATCACCAGCACCACGGCGAGTCGGTGACGCCTTCCGTCGCCGCGAAGTATTTCTGCCCGATGTGCCCGGGCATCGAGAGCGACAAGCCGGGCAATTGTCCCAAGTGCGGTATGGCGCTGGAAATGAACCCGGCGTGGAAGCCGTCGGCCAAGACGATCTACACCTGCCCGATGCACCCGAAGATCGAGCAGGACCATCCAGGCACTTGCCCGAAGTGCGGCATGGCGTTGGAGGCGAAAACCATCACCCCGGAAGTCGTGGAGGATGATTCCGAACTGCGCGACATGACGCGGCGCTTCTGGATCGGCACGGCACTGACGCTGCCCGTGTTCATCGTGGCGATGGCGCATCTCGTTCCCGCCTGGAGTCACGCCGAATGGGTGAGCGGCAACGCGTCGCGTTGGGGACAATTCCTTCTGAGCACGCCGGTAGTGTTATGGGCGGGCTGGCCGTTCTTCGTGCGGGGCTGGCGTTCGCTCGTCAATCGCAGCCTGAACATGTTCACCCTGATCGCGCTGGGCGTCGGCGCGGCGTTCGCTTTCAGCACCGTGGCAATGGTGTTTCCACAGGCGTTCCCGCCGGCGGCCGGCCACACGGGCAAGCCCGCCATCTACTTCGAGGCCGCTGCGGTTATCACCGTGCTCGTGTTGCTCGGCCAGGTGCTCGAACTCCGCGCCCGTCAGCGCACCAGTGGTGCCATCAAAGCATTGCTTGGTCTCGCGCCCAAGACCGCGCGCCGCGTGACGCCCTCCGGAGACGAGGACGTTCCACTCAATGCTGTGCATCCCGGCGACCTCCTGCGTGTCCGACCCGGTGAAAAGATTCCCGTGGACGGCGAAGTGGTCGAAGGCCGCACTTCGGTGGATGAATCCATGCTCACCGGCGAGTCGCTGCCCGTGGAAAAGCTCACGGGTGCAAAAGTCTCCGGTGGAACGGTGAACACCACCGGCGGCATCGTCATGCAGGCCGAGCGTGTTGGAAGTGAGACGATGCTTGCGCAAATCGTAAATCTCGTCGCCCAGGCCCAGCGTAGCCGCGCGCCGATTCAAGCGCTGGCAGACAAGGTCGCGGCGTGTTTCGTGCCGGCGGTGCTGGCGATTGCTGCGCTCACCTTCGTCGGCTGGCTTTTCTTCGGACCAGAGCCGCGCCTTGCTTTCGCCATCACCAACGCCGTTGCCGTGCTCATCATCGCGTGCCCGTGTGCGCTCGGTCTGGCCACGCCCATGAGCGTGATGGTTGGCGTCGGACGCGGCGCGCAAATGGGCGTGCTCATTCGCAATGCCGAAGCCATCGAGAATCTCGCTAAACTCGACGCCCTCGCCGTGGACAAGACCGGCACGCTCACGGAGGGGAAACCGAAGCTCGCCCGGGTGTTGCCGGTCGGCGGCTTCGACGAGAAGGATCTGCTTCGCCTCGCGGCTTCACTGGAACAAGGCAGCGAACATCCTCTGGCGCACGCCGTCATCCTGGCTGCCCAAGAGCAGCAGCTTCCGCTGGAAGCCGCTAAGGATTTTCAGTCCACCACCGCAGGCGGCGTGGCGGGCACTGTCGCTGCGCGCAGGGTGTTGATTGGCAAACCTGACTTCCTCCGCGAGGACGGAGTGGCCGACATCGCAGCACTCGAAACGCTCGCCGCTCCGCACCAAGCCGAAGGCGCGACCGCCATCTTTGTGTCCATCGACGGCCGCGCCGCTGGTGTCCTGACCGTGGCTGACCCCGTGAAGTCCACCACGCCCCAGGCACTCGCGGAACTGCGTGAACTCGGCATCAACGTCATCATGCTTACCGGCGATAATCAGCGCACAGCCGAAGCCGTTGCGCGCAAACTCGGCATCGCCGACTTCCAAGCCGGAGCCACGCCCCACGATAAACACGAGAAAGTAAAGTCACTCAAAGCAGCGGGGCGCTCCGTCGGCATGGCGGGTGACGGCATCAACGACGCTCCGGCGCTCGCCGCCTCCGACGTGGGCATCGCGATGGGCACGGGCACGGACATCGCGATGGAAAGTGCCGGGCTGACGCTCGTGAAAGGTGACCTGCGCGGCATTGTGCGGGCAATTCGGCTGGGGCGCGCGATGATGCGCAACATCCGGCAGAACCTGTTCTTCGCGTTCGTCTATAACGCGCTCGGCATCCCTGTCGCGGCGGGCGTGCTGTATCCATTCTTCGGCGCGCTCCTCAGCCCCATCATCGCCGGCGCGGCCATGAGCCTCAGTTCCGTGTCCGTCATCGCCAACGCGCTGCGTCTACGCAACATAAAGTTATGA
- a CDS encoding sigma-70 family RNA polymerase sigma factor — protein MNTDELDVQDMTRLAAGHDDALKSLMERHAGKLFNYLVRCLQNEDDAADAAQETFAKLYLHRRRFDSGQKFSTWLYTIAANLVKDRYRWRSRHPLVSLDAESIATGDSFRDSLPGNDPLPHEEVQAKERSETVRRAVAALPEELRQPLILSEYEERPHAEIAVILGCSPKAVETRIYRARQQLRVSLGKLLEPARST, from the coding sequence ATGAACACGGACGAACTCGACGTGCAGGACATGACCCGCCTCGCGGCAGGCCACGACGACGCGCTCAAAAGCCTGATGGAGCGTCACGCCGGCAAGTTGTTCAATTACCTCGTCCGCTGCCTGCAAAACGAAGACGATGCGGCGGACGCTGCTCAAGAGACGTTCGCGAAGCTCTACCTGCACCGTAGGAGGTTTGACTCTGGACAAAAGTTCTCCACGTGGCTCTACACCATCGCGGCAAATTTGGTGAAAGATCGTTACCGCTGGCGCTCACGCCATCCACTGGTGTCGCTGGACGCGGAGAGTATCGCGACTGGCGACAGCTTCCGCGATTCTCTACCGGGAAATGACCCGCTTCCGCATGAAGAGGTGCAGGCGAAGGAACGCTCCGAAACTGTCCGCCGCGCCGTGGCCGCGCTTCCCGAAGAATTGCGTCAGCCGCTCATCCTCTCCGAATACGAAGAACGCCCACATGCGGAGATCGCCGTAATCCTCGGCTGCTCGCCGAAGGCGGTGGAGACACGCATCTACCGCGCCCGCCAGCAACTACGCGTCAGCTTGGGCAAGCTTTTGGAACCTGCTCGGAGCACTTGA
- a CDS encoding efflux RND transporter permease subunit, which yields MVLKTLEFSLRQRALVLLATLVLIGVGVWSAIRLPIDAVPDITNPQVLINTAVPALAPEEIEKLVTLPLESQMAGLAGMMELRSLSKFGLSQIRMTFEDDVDLYRTRQLVSERLLGAAEKLPRDLQPRLAPISTALGEIFYYSVEFAADTTNKPPTRYEQLQSLKQIQEYVISPLLRATPGVAEVNTSGGHERQLVIMPDAARLVSVGLSLNDLAHAISENTENVGGGLVEIGGEQIVIRANSRVSTTEEIAQLPLKFAGSVRPLLVQDVAQIGIGSGYRTGAATVNGTESVVGGALMLAGGNSRIVARDVAAKLAHIQEKLPPGVEVRPLYNRSDLVNRTLHTVERNLFEGALLVVVVLFALLGNLRAAFIVALALPLSMFFALTGMVESRVSGNLMSLGAIDFGLIIDGAVVMVENIIRHLAHKQKELGRELTAAERFDEVRYSAKEVANPMFFGVLIITVVYVPILALTGIEGKMFRPMALTVIFALTGSLVLALTLMPVLCSYFLRGKIREHDNWLVRLFKALYTPLLEWALRFKPVVVAAAVVLFGSSLFLFTRLGAEFIPQLDEGTMLLQFIRSSSAGLDASTDLQQKSEKLLLEKFPEIDRMFGLIGTAEIAVDPMGANLCDTYVELKPRREWRKVDGRTATKEQLIDLMRRELAVHAPGQTYLFTQPIQMRFNEMMAGVRADIAVKVYGDDFKELERLSTEIRDLLRKIPGSGDVEFDAFGRSPLLEIKPDRDALRRYNMQAGDLNHAIATALAGEEVGSVIEGNRRFPIVVRLAEDARRSLDSMKRLPVRAEAGGLLTLGQAANFQMTEQVGAVTREAGQRRGAILVNLRGRDVEGYVKEALDRIKSEVSFPPGYYYEFGGQFENLQNARARLALIVPMALVFIFILIFMSFGSFRQAALIFVCVPLAVTGGVFALWTRDMPFTISAGVGFIALSGIAVLNGIMLISFINQLRRQGRSVRDAVVEGTLTRLRPKLMTALVASFGFVPMAVATGAGAEVQRPLATVVIGGIITSTFLTLVLLPVLYDWIERNRSSSVNA from the coding sequence GACGCCGTGCCGGACATCACCAACCCGCAGGTGCTCATCAACACCGCCGTGCCCGCGCTCGCGCCGGAGGAAATCGAAAAGCTCGTTACGCTCCCGCTCGAAAGCCAGATGGCCGGTCTGGCTGGCATGATGGAACTGCGCTCGCTCTCAAAGTTCGGTCTGTCGCAAATCCGCATGACGTTCGAGGACGACGTGGACCTGTATCGCACGCGGCAACTGGTGAGTGAACGATTGCTCGGCGCGGCGGAGAAGTTGCCGCGAGATTTGCAGCCCCGGCTCGCGCCCATCAGCACCGCGCTCGGCGAAATCTTCTACTACTCGGTCGAATTCGCTGCCGATACGACGAACAAACCGCCCACACGCTACGAGCAGTTGCAATCGCTCAAGCAAATTCAGGAATACGTCATCAGCCCTTTACTTCGCGCCACGCCGGGCGTCGCCGAAGTGAACACGAGCGGCGGTCACGAACGGCAACTCGTCATCATGCCGGACGCCGCGCGACTCGTCAGCGTAGGCCTGAGCCTGAACGACCTCGCGCACGCCATCAGCGAGAACACCGAGAACGTCGGCGGTGGTCTGGTGGAAATCGGCGGTGAACAAATCGTCATCCGCGCCAATAGTCGGGTGAGCACGACGGAGGAAATTGCGCAGCTTCCGCTCAAGTTCGCCGGGTCAGTGCGGCCGTTGCTGGTGCAGGATGTGGCGCAAATCGGTATCGGTTCAGGATATCGCACTGGCGCGGCGACAGTGAATGGCACGGAAAGCGTGGTCGGCGGCGCGTTGATGCTCGCGGGCGGAAACAGCCGTATCGTGGCCCGCGACGTGGCCGCGAAGCTGGCGCACATTCAGGAGAAACTGCCGCCGGGCGTTGAAGTGCGTCCGCTTTACAACCGCTCCGACCTGGTGAATCGTACGTTGCATACGGTTGAGAGGAATTTGTTCGAGGGCGCGTTGCTGGTGGTGGTCGTGTTGTTCGCGTTGCTCGGGAATCTGCGCGCGGCGTTCATCGTGGCGCTGGCGCTTCCGCTTTCGATGTTTTTCGCGCTAACCGGCATGGTCGAAAGCCGCGTCTCCGGCAATTTGATGAGCCTCGGTGCGATTGACTTTGGCCTCATCATTGATGGCGCGGTCGTGATGGTGGAGAACATCATCCGGCATCTTGCGCACAAGCAGAAGGAACTTGGCCGCGAACTCACCGCCGCCGAACGATTCGACGAAGTGCGCTACTCGGCGAAGGAAGTTGCCAACCCGATGTTCTTCGGCGTGCTCATCATCACGGTCGTCTATGTGCCGATCCTCGCGCTCACGGGCATCGAGGGGAAAATGTTCCGCCCAATGGCGCTCACTGTCATTTTTGCGCTGACGGGCTCGCTCGTGCTGGCGCTCACGCTCATGCCGGTACTGTGCTCGTATTTCCTGCGGGGCAAAATCCGCGAGCACGACAACTGGCTGGTGCGACTCTTCAAGGCGCTATACACGCCGCTGCTCGAATGGGCGCTGCGGTTCAAGCCGGTGGTAGTGGCCGCAGCCGTAGTCCTATTCGGCTCATCGCTGTTCCTGTTTACGCGGCTTGGCGCGGAGTTCATTCCGCAACTCGACGAAGGCACGATGCTGCTTCAATTCATCCGCAGTAGCAGCGCCGGGCTAGACGCCTCCACAGACTTGCAGCAGAAGTCCGAAAAGCTGTTGCTGGAGAAATTTCCGGAGATTGACCGCATGTTCGGCTTGATCGGAACGGCGGAAATTGCCGTTGACCCGATGGGCGCGAACCTTTGCGACACCTACGTCGAACTCAAACCGCGCCGCGAGTGGCGCAAGGTTGACGGACGGACAGCAACCAAGGAGCAACTCATTGACTTAATGCGCCGCGAACTCGCCGTTCACGCGCCGGGTCAGACCTACTTGTTTACGCAGCCGATTCAGATGCGGTTTAACGAAATGATGGCAGGTGTGCGCGCCGACATCGCGGTGAAGGTTTATGGCGATGACTTCAAGGAACTTGAGCGGCTCTCGACAGAAATTCGCGACTTGCTGCGCAAAATCCCCGGCAGCGGTGACGTGGAGTTCGACGCGTTCGGACGCTCGCCCTTGCTGGAAATCAAACCCGACCGTGATGCATTACGCCGCTACAACATGCAGGCCGGCGATCTCAATCACGCCATCGCCACGGCCCTCGCGGGTGAGGAAGTCGGCTCGGTTATTGAAGGCAACCGGCGGTTCCCCATCGTGGTACGCCTTGCCGAAGACGCGCGCCGCAGCCTAGACTCCATGAAGCGCCTGCCAGTGCGGGCGGAAGCGGGCGGATTGCTCACGCTCGGTCAGGCTGCGAACTTTCAGATGACCGAACAGGTCGGTGCGGTGACGCGGGAAGCAGGCCAGCGGCGGGGCGCGATTCTCGTGAACCTGCGTGGGCGCGACGTGGAAGGCTACGTCAAGGAGGCACTCGACCGCATTAAGTCCGAGGTGAGTTTCCCGCCCGGTTACTACTACGAGTTCGGCGGGCAGTTCGAGAACCTGCAAAATGCCCGTGCGCGTCTCGCGCTTATCGTGCCGATGGCGCTGGTTTTCATTTTCATTCTTATCTTCATGAGTTTCGGCAGCTTTCGGCAGGCGGCGCTCATCTTCGTCTGCGTGCCGTTGGCCGTTACCGGCGGCGTGTTCGCGCTGTGGACGCGCGACATGCCATTCACCATCAGCGCGGGCGTCGGCTTCATTGCACTCTCCGGCATCGCGGTGCTGAACGGCATCATGCTCATCAGCTTCATCAATCAACTGCGTCGGCAAGGTCGCAGCGTGCGCGATGCCGTCGTCGAAGGCACGCTCACGCGCCTCCGCCCGAAACTCATGACTGCGCTCGTCGCCAGCTTCGGCTTCGTCCCAATGGCCGTTGCCACCGGCGCAGGCGCGGAAGTTCAGCGTCCGCTCGCCACCGTCGTCATCGGCGGTATCATAACCTCGACTTTCCTCACCCTCGTCTTGCTGCCCGTGCTCTACGACTGGATCGAGCGAAATCGCTCTTCGTCCGTCAATGCGTAA